The Gemmatimonadota bacterium DNA segment AACTCATCGAGGCTGCGCGCATGGATGGTTGCGGGGAGTGGGGGGTATTTCAGCGGGTGATCCTGCCGCTGGCGAAACCGGGGATGGGCGTGCTGGCCATCTTCACCTTCATGGGGGTATGGAACGACTTCCTGTGGCCGCTGATCGTGATTAACCAAAGCTCGATGCTGACCCTGCAGGTCGGGCTCAACTCCCTGCAGAACCAGTACTACACCGACTACGGCCTGCTCATGGCCGGGGCCGCGGTGTCGGCCCTGCCCATGATCGCCTTCTTTCTCGTCTTCCAGCCCTATTTCGTGCGGAGCATTACGATCGGAGCGGTGAAGGGGTAGGTCCCCCGCGCTAGTCCAGGGCCGGGAAGTCTTCCTGGTCGCGCAGGGTGTAGGAAAGCAGGGCGAGGTCGTGCACGCTTCCCTCGATGTCGCGGACCTGGCCGGGCAGGATGGCGCGCTGCACGAACCCGACGAGCTGCAGCAGGAGGATCGCGCCGCGCTGGACGTCCACCATGCACTCGGCGTTGAGCTGCTCGATGGATCCGGTGTGAAGGGCGACGGCGATCAGTTCGTTGATCATATCGACGGCCAACCCCTGGCGGCGGAAGTCGGGGTGTACGACGAGGCGGAGCTTGCCGATATGGCTTTTCCATCCGCGGCGCTCGCGATGCAGCGAGACCTCGGCGACGATATCGTCGTCCACGATCGCCACGATGGGGATGACGACGTCCCAGTCGATATTGCTGCACCATCCCTGGATGATGCTCTTGTCGCGGATATCGTCCTTCAGGAAGATCCGGTCCTTGCGCGGGATCGACTGGAAAAAGGCGTACAGCGCTTCCACGTCGTCCGCTTCGAGCGGGCGGATCGAAACCTTGGTACCGTCCTTCAACGTCTCCTGTTTCGGATATTCCTGGGCCAGGATTTCATCCAGCATGGCGGGCTCCCTTTGGCCTTCGTGCCCTCGCATTGCCGAGAACAGCCAGCCGGCTGGCGCGCGACTGTACTCGACAAGGTGCCAGAACACCTGTACTTTTCACTGAAATTTAGATTGATCGGTACCGGTTGTCAAGCGGGGTCTGTTCGTGCGCGGGCGGGACTTGCGCAGACCCTGACAACCGCCGGCGAAACCGTGCGCAAACCGGCCAAAAACCGCTTGACAGGAACGCTCCTTCCGCTTAGCCTAAAATGCAGACCAACGCCACGTTAAGATCCAGCTTTAGTTTCAGGTCGCAACACGTTCAGCAGGCCTGCCTGCGCTGCGTCCCTCATTCTTGTGCTGTCATACCGATTTGCAGGTATACGGCCCGTGGCCGGAGAGGAGCCTTTCCATGA contains these protein-coding regions:
- a CDS encoding carbohydrate ABC transporter permease — encoded protein: LIEAARMDGCGEWGVFQRVILPLAKPGMGVLAIFTFMGVWNDFLWPLIVINQSSMLTLQVGLNSLQNQYYTDYGLLMAGAAVSALPMIAFFLVFQPYFVRSITIGAVKG
- a CDS encoding GNAT family protein, encoding MLDEILAQEYPKQETLKDGTKVSIRPLEADDVEALYAFFQSIPRKDRIFLKDDIRDKSIIQGWCSNIDWDVVIPIVAIVDDDIVAEVSLHRERRGWKSHIGKLRLVVHPDFRRQGLAVDMINELIAVALHTGSIEQLNAECMVDVQRGAILLLQLVGFVQRAILPGQVRDIEGSVHDLALLSYTLRDQEDFPALD